The genomic interval aataatttaattatataatcaaatacttatttattaataaaattcagatgttaattttaatattttcatcatattatattagtatattttataaaatttaagattctcaCTACTATATATTCAGACTTagtataattaatttgtttggaatcaaaatatattttattacatatataaaacaatatttgagaaaaaataatttccaTTTAAGTGGTGATTTGTTTTGaatcttaaaaaaaagtgaaaattacTGTAAAAATGTTATGATAAAATTTAAGTCACTCTGATAATTTAAACTTGTTCAATATCTGATAATGCATCATGACAGTAGattgattaaaattaaaaatcaaaacatttttctataaaattacaaaaacattTTCTTGATAAGTTCTTACACATTATCAATGATTTGGATATATGAGATTTCATGGACACGTGTTTCGATGTCATGGGATCCACATGAGGTGCATGTGTAGAAAGATAAatcaataaaagaaagaatttattttggtttaaaaaaaaagtaagagaaaaaaaacttcaattattaaaatatttgtatttatcatgcaataaaaatttcaatgtaatataatatatttgatttcCTTTTCTCTAAGGCTAAATTTCCTTTTTGTTGTAAGGAAAAAATAGAATTATAATTAGAAGAGTTAGATAGAGTATCATGAAAATAAATAAGGAAAATAAAggacaaaatcatttttttaaaataaaaatagatacattaaatgtaagaaattatattataaatcaatagaaatattattaatatgatttttaagGTGGTAAATGTATCATAACTGTTgtattttcttcaaaattggTGAGATAATTTCACTGTTTGTTGCAGAGATTGTATCATGGAGAAATGAAGATGGTTGGTTGGGGAAATTTTGTAGAAGAACCATTCGGTGAAGAAGTTGAATCTGAACTCTCTACCTATTCTTAAATTTTCACTACgggaaaataaaattaaaataaaataaataattcaacgTGAATGTGGAAAATTTAGTCAATATTTATGACTAAGTCAAATGGTTTGTTCTAGTGAGTCCTTAATTGGAAtctatacataaaaaaaatatcgaTTAGTTACTGATATTGTGGAGatattataacaaaaataacccTCAAATTAACATTAAAACTTATTGAAAAACTTCTAAATAAAGCTCTGTATTATTAATTTCCTTATAAAATTTAAGATACACTTAGCTGTGTTAaagaaatcaaaattataattaaataaaatgtccTTAATATTTCAAGTATGAATTACTTCAGGTCTGTAATCCAATTTTAACCCACCTTACCTTAAATTCCTACGTCTGTAAAATACAATGAATTGTTAAATTCAAAGAGTATCATAATTTTATTGATTCTAATATTCGGGTCCGATTTGGTGAGAAGATGAAATTAACTTTGGTAATATTAGCACCTCATAGATATTAGTTTCCAACTGTCAAATTAGGACAAAATAAACTTATATACACAAATATTGATGTTagttttcaatcaatttttttttaataatttacaaatttaaatttatttgatactaaagatattttcatgaatataaatataacaatcttttaattttttgtttagtaAGATAAATAGTGGGGATATTATGATATCTAATCCAcactttttaaaacaaaattattaataaaaaatattaatatttagaaattaatttgaggtttaattttatagattaaatatttttaaaatttatataaatttacttGGAACTTGTTTTTAgtatgatttattttaaatattttattatataacttttcttctaaagatttattttaaatatcttgtttaaaattaaaagatatcCATAAAAACCTGGAATATTTATCAAACAAATTCCCCGAAAATAACAAAACAGATGACAAGTTCTCAAAGGAAATGCAGCAGTAGTAACAGAACACAAATGCTTATATTTTAAGTGAGCTTCTATTTGCCAATTGTCATTTGCACATCATTAGCACAATCCAATGCATCATTGGACCATTAAATTTACAATATTTGCACCACGCTCCAGAAAAATCTGATGCATATACCAAAAACGATATTTCACAAAATTGGCCATGAAATGATCAAGACCATCATGCATGATGCaaccaaaatacaaaataattcgTGGTTTATCAACTACATGCAGTTGTTGTTTGAATCTTCTTACAAAAAATTGGGTTTTCTACCAATTCTTTAGCAGAAGGCCGCTTAACCGGATCAGGGTCCATCATGACCTGAATCACCAAAACAAGCCATgttaaaattacaaattaaaaatttaaacaatgtTATTTAGGACAATAAGACTTGGAATGAagataaatattaaaagaacAAACAATACATGGACATTGGACACTGATAATAGTTGCAGAGATACTCGTCAATTCATATACAATCATAAAATTCTTCTCGTACAAATTAACAATTTTCCAAATTTAAATGACGTAATGGCTGGATGAcgcaacaataaaaaatattaaagttttgGTATAGAAGTATCTGTAGTAAAACAAACGAATGATAATGGAATTATAATTTCTTTACGTGTGAATGCCCAGTTTATTGACCAAAGTAAACCACAAACAAAAAAACAGACTTCACATCACTCTTGCAAGAAATCCACCATGTTCAAAGATAACAACAATTGGGAGGGGTGAATCGTTGACATTTTAACAGTCATTAAACCAAAACAATGTATTTACCTTGAGCAAGTTTTGAAGATGCAACGAATGACCAGGCAAGAGGGGAAACTTGCCTTCCTTGAGATTAAAAAATTGACACCCTGATTCTGGCAAAGGCAATCTGCGAATTAGTTCATAAATAGAAGCTCCCAAGGAGAAGATATCAACCTTGTCAAGATTATCATAATTTTCATTAAGGATTTCCTGGGGCATATAACGTGCGTCACCCTCCTCAATTGGCAGGCTACTATCAAGAAGAGTCGCACATCCAAAATCACCAAGCTTATAAACACCATTTTTCACATAAATATTATCGGGTTTGACATCTAGATGAGCCATTCCCTTCGCGTGAATAAATCGCAGAGCATTGGCAACCTGACAGTGTCataacaaatcaaataaaaaatatgcacAAGTACAACAACGGATTGGTAAAAACTTGTATATGACTCTACAAGAATAAAAATCTAGGAGAGACAGTGCAGTGGACTTTTATCATATTAAACAGAAGGTAGTTCGAGTGAGACATCCGGCTTTCGTAACTCCTACATGCCGAGTAATGAAGCATAACAGCAAGGTTCATTTAAAAATGGTCAAAGAATGAAGTTCACCTGAAATAAGGCATCCAACACTTGTGCTTCTGAAAATGCCGCAGAGAACTTTCTTATAGATAAACTATGATCACATAGCTCCATCTGAATGTATAGATGTTCATTTTCAAACCATGAAGAATAGTAGCCCACAATGTTCTTATGCAAACCTGACAGGACAAAAGATCTCAATTAAATAAAGGAAAGCAAACTCGATATAATCCATTATACAGAATAAAACAAGAAGTGAAAATATTAGTTATAAACCTAGGGAAGCCAAAGCTTGAACTTCCATCAAAGCTTTTGTCCTGCAATGTCGGAAGATTATAATAAGTGACTGGACCtgtgaaaaaaataagaaaattcaaCAGTTCAAAGATGGTACCTTTCTGTTTCCAGGAGTAAGGGTCTGATGCTCTGTTTAACAGCATACAAGCATCCATCTATTCGTTTTAATACTTTGAAAACATTACTAAAGTTCCCTCTACCAATTTGCTGACAGAGAAAGGATAAGTGACACATAAATTATCAATCAATGGAAGTTGAATTTTGACAAGCTGAAACCAATTCAAACATTCCATAGAAATTAAATCTCATTTAAAAAACATACCTCAATTTCATGAAAGTCAGCACGATAGCGTGAAAGCCCGTCACCACTATTTGCAGGGAAGAGACCTGCGATTTCACCATTGGATAGTTAGAAATTTACAgtaattgagaaaaaaataccAAATATAATAATACCATGCAGGTTGCAAAAACTTGTTCACGATTATTGAAAGGAAGTAGTGAAGGGACTAACTAGAATAATACCTGCACATTTCAATCTTTGGTTTCCAAAAGGATCTCTCTCCTTTTCGGAAACATCTTTTAAATATGGGTTCCTAAAGCAAGGAGGAGGCATAACCCGGCAACGCAATGCAACTGCAGATTGGGACACATAATTATGACCCTTTGGTCTAGGAGCTGCTATTGTGTTCTCCAAAGCAAATTCTTCTGCAACAGAATCCTTTCCCAATTCCACAGCTGGCTGGTGGTCACTAGAAAAGGTGGGGCTGAGAGGTTGAACCGACATAGCATCTAAGAAAGGTATACATATTAGATGTTTTGTGGTGAGAAGTTGAACCGACTAtgcaaaaacaagaaacaaaaagtATATTGCACAACTTGTTTTTTCAGCAGCACACTTAACATGCAAGTCATTCGTGTCACACTCATTTACACTCATGGAGTAACGCATTACATGGATTTTTAAACTCACATACTCTTCGTGACAAATACGAACGCCGAGAACACAAAACTCAACAATACATTGCCATAAAGCACAATAAGATGCGACTAATCTTACCTAGTCGGCATCTCTTGCTCTTCGTAGTGGTAATCTTCTCAGGCGATTTGGGGCAGGGAGTATCATCCTGCGAAACAAAACCCTAAAAAACTTCAATTTCTATTCAATGCAAAGGCAAAAACCTCGACATTATCTATTTGAAATACATTACCGTATCGCAGTCAAAGCCATTAAAAATATTCTGATTATCCGGAGTAATGTAATCCGGAGTGCTGCAAGGAACAACAAGGAGCAGCGTTAGCGAAAGAGAAAACGAAATCGCTAAATCGATAATAGGGATAATAAGACGAGTACCAGAAGAAGTCCTGGCTGAGAATACCGTCCCTGTCGTCGGCGACAGCATCGGCGGTGAGCACAACGCACGATGAAGACGCGTTTGGAGGTTCGGAATCGAGAGGGTTCTGGAAGCAGGAAACGGAGGAAGAAGTGGTAGAAGATGGTTGGTTGAGAGGAATGAGGGAAACTTGACCTAGCTGAAGCTGCAACTGCCTGGTGTTGCTGTTACACAACGCGCCCTTCATCTTCCTACTCTGCTTCTTTCCAATCTTGTGGCTTTTCCCCTTCATCTTCGTCTTCACCACCACACTGTTTTAGCTTACTTCAGCGAAAAGAAAAActcacacacatatataataaaaaatgaaaatgaaaattatagaaaataaattaattaaaaataagctAGTGGAATACGGAGAGGCAGAGGAATTCAAAATCGCGCGGGTTTTTTCCAATTTTAAGGGAGTTCCGTGTGGGGAAGTCTACTTGGGAAAAATTGTTAAGTGGATCTTGGACGTTGATTGAGGAAGAGTTGTTGGATGAAGGGTGAGATTTGGACTTTGATTAGGGAACTAGTTTAGATGGCGCGTATTGTATTGGCGTGCTGCGTAAGCTGATTGATTGAAATTGAGATGATGAGATGTGATGGTGAAACTCGTGTGCAGTGTATCTTGAGAAAATCGCTCCTTTTTCGGAATTGGAAATGATTTGCCGTACTAatgattaataattaatttaatgagcaaaatcaagaaaaaatagTAAGGAATAGCCACATAAAATATGGctgaaataaatg from Phaseolus vulgaris cultivar G19833 chromosome 1, P. vulgaris v2.0, whole genome shotgun sequence carries:
- the LOC137814712 gene encoding wee1-like protein kinase isoform X1, whose amino-acid sequence is MKGKSHKIGKKQSRKMKGALCNSNTRQLQLQLGQVSLIPLNQPSSTTSSSVSCFQNPLDSEPPNASSSCVVLTADAVADDRDGILSQDFFCTPDYITPDNQNIFNGFDCDTDDTPCPKSPEKITTTKSKRCRLDAMSVQPLSPTFSSDHQPAVELGKDSVAEEFALENTIAAPRPKGHNYVSQSAVALRCRVMPPPCFRNPYLKDVSEKERDPFGNQRLKCAGLFPANSGDGLSRYRADFHEIEQIGRGNFSNVFKVLKRIDGCLYAVKQSIRPLLLETERTKALMEVQALASLGLHKNIVGYYSSWFENEHLYIQMELCDHSLSIRKFSAAFSEAQVLDALFQVANALRFIHAKGMAHLDVKPDNIYVKNGVYKLGDFGCATLLDSSLPIEEGDARYMPQEILNENYDNLDKVDIFSLGASIYELIRRLPLPESGCQFFNLKEGKFPLLPGHSLHLQNLLKVMMDPDPVKRPSAKELVENPIFCKKIQTTTACS
- the LOC137814712 gene encoding wee1-like protein kinase isoform X2; the protein is MKGKSHKIGKKQSRKMKGALCNSNTRQLQLQLGQVSLIPLNQPSSTTSSSVSCFQNPLDSEPPNASSSCVVLTADAVADDRDGILSQDFFCTPDYITPDNQNIFNGFDCDTDDTPCPKSPEKITTTKSKRCRLDAMSVQPLSPTFSSDHQPAVELGKDSVAEEFALENTIAAPRPKGHNYVSQSAVALRCRVMPPPCFRNPYLKDVSEKERDPFGNQRLKCAGLFPANSGDGLSRYRADFHEIEVQSLIIIFRHCRTKALMEVQALASLGLHKNIVGYYSSWFENEHLYIQMELCDHSLSIRKFSAAFSEAQVLDALFQVANALRFIHAKGMAHLDVKPDNIYVKNGVYKLGDFGCATLLDSSLPIEEGDARYMPQEILNENYDNLDKVDIFSLGASIYELIRRLPLPESGCQFFNLKEGKFPLLPGHSLHLQNLLKVMMDPDPVKRPSAKELVENPIFCKKIQTTTACS